The genomic interval CTCTACCGTCGACATTAAGCATGCCGCCTTTAGTTCAGTGATAGAGGAAAAACCGAGCTCACCAGTTGTCATCGCCGTGTTCTTTCATGTCATCACCATGGAGCTTGCCTTGTCGCTACCATAAAGCTCTCCTAGACATTGCATACCATGCCCTGTAGCTGTCATGGAGCTTCTGTGATCACCGTTGAGCTCACCCTATCTCTCCCTTGTCAGTGGTCACCATCTAACACATCCTCATTTTACGGTTGCAAGTGCCGAGCTCTCCCATATTGTGAAAGAagtgaaaacaaaaggaagaaaaaaaaagaaaagagacaagcaaaagaagaggaggacaAAGGAATAAAAAGAGGTGGCAACACGTCAACACCAAGGAGGTTCTTAGAGGGGTCGTGGCAATTTAGAACTAGGACGATACACCTTAACCGTTTGTACGACTTAGATATGCATTTTAAGAATTCAGGGATTTAGGTGACACATACGAATAAGTTTAAAGTTAACTATTCACTTTACtctggtgtatatatatatatatatatatatatatatatatatatatatatatatatatatatatatatatatatatatatatatatatatatatatatatatagtacataGCATGATAGCAACCTCACTTTACAGTGAATCATACGCTTGTTGATCGAATATTTCAATGGACACatgaatttaaaaactaatcgATTGACCAGCCTATGATGAAGTGGGGTTAATTCCTAGCACGCGCGCGTTCCCATCTGATGCCACGTCAGACGAAACGCGCTCTGAAGACGATCCTGACATGGCAACGACCGGGAGAAGATCCATCGCCATCTGCAACGGGTAGAATTGAAACGTACAGATTCAATAGAAATTTGCAAGGAGTGAAGAAACACGGGGCCATAActaattttcttaattaatcaattaactaACTCTTCTCCTAAGTAGCAAGCTTGCATATGGCCTCTGTGTGCAAATAAGTATGCACTGAACCAGCCTAGTCAACGCACTAACCATTATATGTCCATCAAGAGGGTCAGTGAACCACTGTCTCTATTGGTGCAATATAATGGATAACAGCTAGCCTTAACTGCTGCAAAATGTGGCTCTTGGTTAATTGTTTTAATTTCGGTTTGTTATCAGAATTTGTTTTTGGTTTTGGCTGCTTGTCGGCTAGTTGACTTATTTTTCCTAAATCTTCCATTTGTTATAtcatctaaaagctaaagtcGATTTATGAACATAAGGTCGGCATGAAAATTGGGTGGAGCCGTGGAGATATATATGTGAAGAGAGCTTTGCTCTGATCCTTTCTTTTGTAGTGAGAGGTACTGAATTTTTTACTCATGTTACCCATCTCAGATTAAACTGGTACTAAAATACTAACCGGTAGTTATGATAGATGGAACGATTACAATTTCataatatctcgagatactaaCTTGATCATGAAGTGAATAGCACGAGTGAGTATATTAGTACATTATGATACCACTTTACCTTCCGGAAAAAAAGAAGGACCGAAGCAAAGCAGATAGCCCCAGTTGACAAATCCCGTTTTGTTAGCTTCACACTGAAAAACAACAAATCTCCCAACTAAAAGGTTCATCGCAGCATGCTATAATATCTCAGTTAATTAACGGGGGAATCATATGGCATTACTTAGCTATATACAACTACGTATGCAGACCGAATATCCTAGCTATGTAGCTTGTTGATACGGTCAATGCATGCACATATGCAACTAGCTATTTGTCTCCTATAAATACATGCTTACTTGAGATATCATGAGCATCGATCAggtcttctcttctcttcattAAGCAACTAGCTAGCTTAAGCACAAGGGGACAGTGAGCCTAAGCACAGATTAGTGCATTCGCAGTAAGTAAGCAAGCTGAGCTagagctagctaattaaggcGGCGCCATGGCTGCACCTAGTCTGCCGTTGGTGACGTGtgccctgctgctgctcgccgtGGCATGTCGGGCTCACCCCTACTGGCCGCTGGAGTTGGCGTACTACCGCGACAAGTGCCCCCAGGCCGAGGCCGTCGTCAAGTCCGTCGTCGGCCAGGCCGTCCACCAGAACCccggcctcggcgccgccgtcatcCGCATGCTCTTCCACGACTGCTTCGTCGAGGTACGCACGCAGATCGTACAGTAGCTAgcttcttctccggcgagcGAGCTCGTAGCTGAGATGGATTGTGcatggcggtggtggtggtggtggttagGGTTGTGACGCTTCCATCCTGCTGGACCCGACGCCGTTCAGCCCGACGCCGGAGAAGCTGAGCGCGCCGAACAACCCGTCCATGCGCGGGTTCGACCTCATCGACGCGATCaagtccgccgtcgaggcggCCTGCCCGGGCGTCGTCTCCTGCGCCGATATCATCGCCTTCGCCGCGCGCGACGCGACCTACTTCCTGAGCAACGGCAAGGTCTACTTCGACATGCCGTCgggccgccgcgacggcaGCTTCTCCAACGACTCCGGCCCGATCAACTTCCTCCCGCCGCCCACGTCCAACCTCAGCGACCTCATCTCCAGCTTCGCCGTCAAGGGCCTCTCCGTGGAGGACATGGTGGTGCTCTCCGGCGCCCACACCGTCGGCCGCTCCCACTGCTCGTCCTTCGTCCCCGACCGCCTCAACGCCTCCGTCTTCTCCGACATCGACGGCGGGTTCGCCTGGTTCCTCAAGTCGCAGTGCCCGCTCGACGCGACGCCCGGCGGCAGCAACGACCCCACGGTGATGCAGGACTTCGTGACGCCCAACACGCTGGACAACCAGTACTACAAGAACGTGCTCGCCCACAAGGTGCTCTTCACCTCCGACGCGGCGCTCCTGACGTCGCCGGAGACGGCGAAGATGGTGTCGGACAACGCGAACATCCCCGGGTGGTGGGAGGACAAGTTCAAGGCGGCCATGGTGAAGATGGCGAGCATCCAGGTGAAGACCGGGTACCAGGGCCAGATCAGGAAGAACTGCAGAGCTATCAACTACTGATAATTACGTACTCCACCATTGATCGAGTCGCAAGCGTGTTCATGTTTGTGATTTGGCGATTTAAGTGCGTGTGTTTGTGACTTTTTCCTTCTcagtttgtgtttttttttgttccttttaatttgctccttttcttttcgtcACTATTGTTTAATTCGTCAATTTGTATCCACCCAAGATGTAGATGCGGATGCCGTCCATTTCCCACATGGATTTTCTTTGCTTAATTTACAGCTGTTTCcaataatttcatatatatataaatacgtACTTTTGGAATAATCGTAAATTATATGTGGCTTTTGGAACGAGTGCTATTGTCAATTAATGCTGCTGGGAGCTGCTTAATTactgtttaattaaatttggcTAACCCGAGATGATATGGTGTTTAGAGATGAGTTGCTAACTACTACACCACTGATGTTTATACACAAAATTATCTCGATGATTTTGCAATAGTGACCATTGCTGTCTGAAGTGGGCGTGATGAAACTGATGACGCTACAGGAAGCTCTCCAGGTGATGATGAACACTGCTCGATATGCAATTGGATCGATGGCTTGAGTCTAGCCGTTgtcccttttgtttttctatagcATTTACTCTGTctgtttcatgttataagatattttagttttatctagattcatgtttgaattaatatatatatatatatatatttttatatatatgcatgtctagatttattactatttatataaatctaacaaaaatcaaaatattttataacctgAGGAGAAGGATATAGTTTAGAAGTTCCTGGTTCTTTgtaggggtttttttttctcacggTTCTGTTAGCCTATTAGTATTACTCACCTGCTGCAGGTTCTGTTGTATCCCTAATGTTGGAAGATTATGTACGACTTCTGAGtgtaaaaattcataaatagaCGTGGCTTTTACCAATTTAGTGTTCAAGATTTCTACATCCTTAAGGAAAAACCACACAACACTAGGAGGAAAACAAGCAAGATTAGTTAGCACTAAATGAATAAACCATAACTTCTTAAAGaactatagaaaaaaaaatctttttagcATTCGTATAGCCAATGGGAGTGCatacaaacattttttttttgtttttgcgtATAGTTTATACGAAAGAAACTCTTTTTTTACCACTTGAAGTTTATAAGTTTTCTTACGTACCCCACACATATAATCTGTCCTCTATATACTTTGAAATGTCATgtcaaaaaatcaataacattATACAGAGGCAGTATTACCTAATAATAGAATGGCACACTTTGTTGTAAACAACTAAACAAGTTGTTGTGATAGGAGAACACTTCAAAGTCTAAACAAAGCAAGTGAAATGTCGTTAGCTACCGTACGTTTTCATTGGCTGGTTAGCTTGCTTAATTCCTCCGTTCATGCATGcgttatactattttttttaaaaaaaatataaatatttataggttGTTTACTGGAGGTTAAAgttgacaagaaaaaaattatggttgcTCGTCAATAAATGACAAGAAATAGATGGTGTGTGAGGGTAGTTGGGACAAAATGAgaacaattttatatagaaaatgattGATGTGACAAGCAATTTAAAACAAGATTCAATTAATAGATCGAAGTGCTTGTATTTTAAAACGAAGAGTATATAGCTACCAGGGTCACTTAAAAACTGGCAGAGTAAAACCTAATTAACCAATCAACCCCGACCATCGTTATAATTTCGCCCGGCTAATGGTACGTAGAAAAGAAATGCAGGATCGTATATTTGATTACCTTATGCTTTTAGAGTATATAAGATGTACATGTCACGAATACGCATGCGTTATTTAATTATGCACGGGATTACGTACAAATACTCACTCATTCAAACTTTTAATCCTCTCGTGTTAAATATTATTCTTTCCAACGTGTTGGTTAATTACTGTAATCCATTAACTAATCAATCTAACTGATGTAACACCGACCTTTTCTGTAAAATGATTGTGACAAAATTTAAGTCCTAACATATTTGAGTTGGGGGTGCTCGTTTTCTTGGCCACACTTTCTGTGGCCTTAGGTATATGATCGATTGTTTGTTGAATAAATGATATGGACACACTCTATCTCTAGATATCTCTCAGTGCACATAATTTTTGTATGAAATTCTACTACAATATTTGCAaggatatcaaaatttaaaactttccTCCAAACAAGGGCTAaacttaagttttaaaattgtttaCAATATTGTAGTCATTTGTCCCCCTCACTATTTCCTTGAATTAATTAGCACTTAGTTGCTAAATAGAAAACAATTATGGTGAACAATTAGTTGTTCTCTATACGGACCAGGCCCACTTGGATTAGCTAGCCGAGTTGACATGTATGCTTCAGACATTCAGTTCACCTTGATTCAGTTGGACTACAATAATACCATTTTCGTTCATACTGGTCGATCAGAACATCACTAGTGAACAATTTCTCGAATTTAACTAGTAATTGAGAGCAAATAGCTACACTATAGATTATTActttcgtcccaaaataagtgagAGATTTTTATGACCCAACAATGGTCGAGATCGAGTACACATGGCCCGTGAGGGTAGGAAACCATAATCACTTTGCTGGTTTATTCACTCACGGACGatgtatttgtaaatgaaatataatttataaataaaaattttgtatacctattcttagcgatctaaaagtcaagactagaaaataaactttaattttaaaattatctttaaatttaaggttgaaaatttaaatttaacttgtaagcgaaaagataagggtggTCATGAATTACTTTGCTGGTTATTTTTCTGAACGACACTCATGTAGTGATATGGATCGATACGGTGTTTTGTGATAGTGATGCTTGCTTTGGTGTTTTTCACTGGAACTAAATGTATTCTTCGCGATCGTTATTCTGCTTAAAGTTTCTCTtgctgttttaaaataattttattagtgTATCTTTGTTCCCGTAAAAGATATATTAACTCCGGTCATTAATATAATGACATTGGGAGTACTAAATTTATAACTCCGGGAGTAAAAGTAATTAAT from Oryza brachyantha chromosome 3, ObraRS2, whole genome shotgun sequence carries:
- the LOC102699759 gene encoding peroxidase 2-like, whose protein sequence is MAAPSLPLVTCALLLLAVACRAHPYWPLELAYYRDKCPQAEAVVKSVVGQAVHQNPGLGAAVIRMLFHDCFVEGCDASILLDPTPFSPTPEKLSAPNNPSMRGFDLIDAIKSAVEAACPGVVSCADIIAFAARDATYFLSNGKVYFDMPSGRRDGSFSNDSGPINFLPPPTSNLSDLISSFAVKGLSVEDMVVLSGAHTVGRSHCSSFVPDRLNASVFSDIDGGFAWFLKSQCPLDATPGGSNDPTVMQDFVTPNTLDNQYYKNVLAHKVLFTSDAALLTSPETAKMVSDNANIPGWWEDKFKAAMVKMASIQVKTGYQGQIRKNCRAINY